Proteins encoded together in one Allomeiothermus silvanus DSM 9946 window:
- a CDS encoding tubulin-like doman-containing protein — MPGVRRLKRTVLIGLGGTGKKALLHAKKRFLETFGEEPPLVKHLLIDTTSANTDHLVAQTPAGEKPVRLRADEILHIEARGASLLPRVHDEIREWFPPKADLKANILSGAGQIRALGRLALFANATVVYENLRDLLALARDYRDERPSGDWQNIYEPYTPHLTVALVGSLAGGTGSGIFLDVAFVLRQLMKDEDQLFGHFLLPDIYVNRPGTQNVEANAYAAIKELDYFMSLEDTFRYRFGGREVEVRKKPFDMVFLVNRQNRAGKTFNEIDDLMELLGLGLYLSAGPLGKEQADTFDNIVHKLNEQKGKYYGKTAHYASFGAAELRFEPEGIKRESQRAQALKALDKLLDQGYGWTPSAIHAKLEELKTLALQFELELPSAASSREEDRKLWPIVESQVEEVLQKHREALLHKHRESIRPFVRQEAAQALGQGAGLKGLEDSLKQLLQRAQALEKELKNEAATAKERRDKRLEDTQTRVNNNPARGFFGLGRQPQDAELTRRTLQRIYESSADVGIQEGREALATTWVQALDELLEEIRRASQRIQEYRSKLESENYSGTGQAQDVEPFTLTLPPPYVEQTGRVEVREDGGEIRWDLEALLRDPHAAIKQALEKSEAAAMAEWLNQALLRKDQDPGLWEAVERNLRELDRISDPAWDYEDAWVSNPGLGYREKVHILGVANASSRDDPFVGRDEILNLFASNLHDRMRLQRVSTGDPNRVLFYKMEASIPAFVLRGIQIYREKYEALARERSFHIHRDWEEGLEDLFPTPSKEEVAEVWTKARALGLLTNEVGYGFTDRRQGTARRHVLGTTPADAFAALRKDFFAFKELEAQVKKEEGGRRRDPEALEGLKLRLPEVIGSREQKLEDASFSNEDKEIFQQEIAVLKRWREELVALRPDAGQDVFPPL, encoded by the coding sequence ATGCCCGGTGTTCGCAGACTCAAGCGCACGGTTCTTATCGGTCTCGGGGGCACGGGAAAGAAAGCCTTGTTACACGCCAAGAAGCGCTTTTTGGAGACCTTCGGCGAGGAGCCGCCTCTGGTCAAACATCTCCTTATCGATACCACCAGCGCCAACACCGACCACCTGGTTGCACAAACGCCTGCGGGAGAGAAACCGGTACGCCTCCGGGCCGACGAGATCCTCCATATCGAAGCCCGGGGAGCCAGCCTACTTCCGCGCGTCCACGACGAGATCCGCGAGTGGTTTCCCCCCAAGGCTGATCTGAAGGCCAACATCCTTTCGGGGGCCGGGCAGATTCGTGCTTTGGGACGGCTCGCCCTGTTTGCCAACGCCACGGTGGTCTATGAGAACCTCCGCGACCTCCTAGCCCTCGCCCGAGACTACCGGGACGAGCGCCCAAGCGGCGATTGGCAAAACATCTACGAGCCCTACACGCCCCACCTCACGGTAGCCTTGGTGGGGTCACTGGCCGGGGGGACGGGATCGGGTATCTTCCTGGATGTGGCCTTTGTCCTGCGTCAGCTCATGAAGGATGAAGACCAGCTTTTCGGCCACTTCCTGCTGCCCGACATCTACGTGAACCGGCCCGGTACACAGAACGTAGAGGCCAACGCCTACGCTGCTATTAAGGAGCTGGATTACTTCATGAGCCTGGAAGACACCTTCCGCTACCGCTTTGGTGGGAGGGAGGTCGAGGTTCGCAAGAAGCCTTTTGACATGGTATTCCTGGTCAACCGCCAAAACCGCGCGGGGAAGACCTTCAACGAGATTGACGACCTCATGGAGCTTTTGGGCCTTGGGCTTTACCTGTCGGCCGGGCCTTTGGGCAAAGAGCAGGCCGATACCTTCGATAACATCGTCCACAAACTCAACGAACAAAAGGGCAAGTATTACGGGAAAACCGCCCACTACGCCAGCTTTGGCGCCGCGGAACTGCGCTTCGAGCCCGAGGGTATAAAGCGGGAGAGCCAGCGCGCCCAAGCCTTAAAGGCTTTGGACAAGCTCCTTGACCAGGGATACGGATGGACACCCTCCGCCATCCACGCCAAGCTGGAGGAACTCAAGACTCTTGCGCTTCAGTTCGAGCTGGAACTGCCCAGTGCGGCCTCATCCCGGGAGGAAGACCGAAAGCTGTGGCCCATCGTGGAGTCTCAGGTCGAAGAGGTTCTTCAAAAACACCGGGAAGCGCTTTTGCACAAACACCGTGAAAGTATAAGGCCTTTCGTCCGACAGGAAGCGGCCCAAGCCCTAGGCCAGGGTGCGGGGCTAAAGGGCCTCGAGGATTCCCTGAAACAGCTTCTTCAGCGTGCCCAAGCGCTGGAAAAGGAACTGAAAAATGAGGCAGCTACGGCTAAGGAACGCAGGGATAAGCGTCTGGAGGATACCCAAACTCGGGTGAATAACAACCCCGCACGGGGATTTTTCGGTCTGGGTCGGCAGCCCCAAGATGCGGAACTCACCCGACGAACCCTTCAGCGAATCTACGAGAGTTCTGCAGACGTGGGCATCCAGGAAGGCCGGGAGGCGCTGGCCACGACCTGGGTGCAGGCCCTCGACGAGCTTCTGGAAGAGATAAGAAGGGCTAGCCAAAGGATTCAGGAATACCGCAGCAAGCTTGAATCGGAAAACTACAGCGGAACCGGGCAAGCCCAGGACGTAGAGCCCTTCACCCTCACCTTGCCGCCCCCCTATGTCGAGCAGACGGGAAGGGTAGAGGTGAGGGAGGATGGGGGCGAGATCAGGTGGGATCTGGAGGCACTCCTCCGGGATCCGCATGCGGCTATCAAGCAGGCCCTAGAGAAAAGCGAGGCCGCCGCCATGGCCGAATGGCTCAACCAGGCGCTTTTGCGTAAAGACCAAGATCCTGGGCTTTGGGAGGCGGTGGAGCGCAATCTGCGGGAGCTGGACCGGATTTCGGACCCGGCCTGGGACTACGAGGACGCCTGGGTATCCAACCCCGGACTCGGCTACCGGGAGAAGGTACACATCCTGGGGGTAGCCAATGCCAGCAGCCGGGACGATCCCTTCGTAGGCCGAGACGAGATCCTCAACCTCTTCGCCTCCAACCTGCATGACCGCATGCGCCTACAGCGGGTTTCCACCGGCGATCCCAACCGGGTGCTCTTCTACAAGATGGAGGCCTCTATTCCAGCCTTTGTGCTGAGGGGCATCCAGATTTACCGGGAAAAGTACGAGGCCTTGGCGAGGGAAAGGAGCTTCCACATCCACCGGGACTGGGAGGAGGGCCTCGAAGACCTCTTTCCCACCCCGAGCAAAGAGGAGGTTGCCGAGGTCTGGACCAAGGCCCGGGCGCTGGGCCTGCTCACCAACGAGGTGGGTTACGGTTTCACCGATCGTAGGCAGGGGACTGCAAGAAGACACGTGCTGGGCACTACCCCGGCGGATGCCTTTGCGGCCCTCCGCAAAGACTTCTTCGCCTTCAAGGAGCTGGAAGCCCAGGTGAAGAAGGAAGAAGGTGGACGCCGGCGCGATCCAGAGGCGCTGGAAGGACTTAAGCTCAGGCTTCCCGAGGTCATCGGCTCGAGAGAGCAAAAGCTGGAAGACGCCTCCTTCAGCAACGAGGACAAGGAGATATTCCAGCAAGAGATCGCGGTTTTGAAGCGGTGGCGGGAAGAGCTGGTAGCCCTTCGCCCAGATGCGGGCCAAGACGTCTTCCCCCCCCTCTAA
- a CDS encoding vWA domain-containing protein: MFVLDTSGSMMGLGDGKGRVIFPRVKTELKRFAEQLPPDSRITIQPFDAGPGPSRTFVLPAEKDALFRYVDTLEARGSQTYLYATLLKILEGIGQNRRPNEAYNVYVFTDGQDNDPAPLTIQDVTRRYELQRGAYDWIFYISLGIPAPKDVITSLSKAPNARVLEAPPNQVPSLSEVILRPSALDLGNLWDTREIRRDIQLESRGSVQTIGLGVEAPVLDRAGAFLQVEPSRVPAGGTATLTFRLRNSDGLTPGTYQAWLCPKAPSETVVRPRGIPLRLAFHPPGAYTLVPVNVPETLQLRPGEKAALTYRLQGNAWAKEPLTVAVEAPKGLRASLNGQEGPVTLRPGEELKVAVENTGLGGGSTVRPSLQLTPPPGSTLQTPSTLPPVTQPMTWWDWLRRYWWFFLLLLLLLGGLLWRWWQSQRPWGKGTFTTAPDRGCQDVEKPLKGAVDVGRLFGEDRLEGLELRRHKGKPYLEGVPLGVEVKSGNYPVDARTTLEWGEVLKFYDSGKELGSLRIDHK, translated from the coding sequence GTGTTTGTTTTGGACACCTCGGGCTCCATGATGGGGCTGGGTGACGGTAAGGGGCGGGTGATCTTTCCCCGGGTCAAAACGGAGCTGAAGCGTTTCGCAGAGCAGCTACCCCCCGACAGCCGCATTACCATCCAGCCCTTCGACGCCGGGCCTGGGCCGAGCCGCACCTTTGTTTTACCCGCGGAGAAAGATGCCCTTTTCCGTTATGTGGACACCCTCGAGGCCCGGGGCTCACAAACCTATCTCTACGCTACCCTTCTGAAGATCCTCGAGGGTATCGGACAAAATCGGCGTCCCAACGAGGCCTACAACGTCTACGTCTTTACGGATGGGCAGGACAACGATCCCGCCCCGTTGACCATCCAAGATGTGACCCGCCGCTACGAACTCCAGCGCGGCGCGTATGACTGGATCTTTTACATCAGCCTGGGCATTCCGGCCCCTAAGGACGTGATTACCTCCTTGAGCAAAGCACCCAACGCGCGGGTTCTCGAGGCCCCTCCTAACCAGGTACCCAGCCTGAGCGAGGTGATCCTTCGCCCCTCCGCCCTTGACCTGGGCAACCTATGGGATACACGGGAGATCCGGAGGGACATCCAGCTGGAGTCCCGGGGTTCTGTTCAGACCATCGGCCTTGGCGTGGAGGCCCCGGTCTTGGACCGGGCTGGGGCCTTCCTCCAGGTGGAGCCCTCGAGGGTTCCCGCGGGGGGTACCGCGACCCTGACTTTCCGCTTGCGCAACTCCGATGGTCTCACCCCCGGAACTTACCAGGCCTGGCTATGCCCCAAAGCCCCCAGCGAAACCGTGGTCCGACCCAGAGGCATTCCCCTCCGGCTGGCTTTTCACCCCCCGGGTGCCTACACCCTGGTGCCCGTCAACGTTCCCGAGACCCTGCAACTGCGGCCTGGGGAGAAGGCCGCCCTTACCTACCGGCTGCAGGGCAACGCCTGGGCCAAGGAGCCCCTCACGGTGGCGGTGGAGGCGCCCAAAGGCTTAAGGGCCTCCCTGAACGGGCAGGAGGGTCCAGTCACACTCCGCCCCGGGGAGGAGTTGAAGGTGGCGGTGGAAAACACCGGGTTGGGGGGCGGCAGCACGGTCAGGCCAAGCCTCCAGCTCACGCCCCCCCCGGGAAGCACCCTCCAGACCCCCAGCACCCTCCCACCGGTCACCCAGCCCATGACCTGGTGGGACTGGCTCAGGCGCTACTGGTGGTTCTTTCTACTCCTTTTACTGCTCCTGGGGGGGCTCCTTTGGCGCTGGTGGCAGTCGCAGCGGCCCTGGGGCAAAGGGACTTTCACCACAGCTCCGGATCGAGGATGCCAGGACGTCGAAAAACCTCTCAAAGGAGCGGTGGACGTGGGGAGGCTTTTTGGAGAGGACAGATTGGAGGGGCTCGAGCTGCGGCGTCATAAGGGCAAACCGTACCTGGAGGGTGTTCCCCTGGGGGTGGAGGTCAAAAGCGGTAACTATCCCGTTGATGCTAGAACAACCCTGGAATGGGGAGAGGTTCTCAAGTTCTACGATTCGGGCAAGGAGTTGGGCTCTTTGCGGATCGACCATAAGTGA
- a CDS encoding helix-turn-helix transcriptional regulator produces the protein MGEKRSHKKSIRLLEIERHLELRPRSTAELAERLGISQRTIQRDLDDLRKLHGSVQVDAQGRYYLVTKTQQSPYSLLLNYTIFRFFYHQAPTHHQYFLDELHRHIKQLPEHIRGLVARDLEAYRRRNLPSDRVLEMVLRAWQERRVLQVGYRDLQGRRSQRKLEVWFLELNRWNLALYALARMPGSRHPGPSVYKLARMSNPVLLDERYSIPESFDPNQLLSGAWGVTLAHRKVQVVLRFAPEVIPRLREGDLPEAVEWHPLEDGRAEAVYEVNAGPDGYPFELLGWVLSWGSLVEVVAPEDLRVRWLGEIRTLAARWGEALRLRELSPLTLSR, from the coding sequence ATGGGTGAAAAGCGGTCGCACAAGAAGTCTATACGCCTGTTGGAAATTGAAAGGCATTTAGAACTCCGGCCACGCAGCACGGCAGAACTGGCCGAGCGGCTTGGGATTAGCCAGAGAACGATTCAGCGGGATCTCGACGACCTGCGCAAGTTGCACGGCAGCGTACAGGTGGACGCCCAAGGGCGCTATTACCTGGTTACCAAGACGCAACAAAGTCCCTACAGCCTCCTCTTGAACTACACCATCTTTCGGTTCTTCTACCACCAGGCCCCTACCCATCATCAGTATTTTTTAGACGAGCTACACCGCCATATCAAGCAGCTTCCCGAGCATATTCGCGGCTTGGTTGCGCGAGACCTCGAGGCGTACCGCCGGCGCAACCTCCCCTCCGATCGCGTCCTGGAGATGGTGCTCCGGGCCTGGCAGGAGCGGCGGGTTTTGCAAGTCGGTTACCGCGATCTGCAGGGTAGACGGTCCCAACGGAAGCTGGAGGTCTGGTTTCTGGAGCTGAACCGTTGGAACCTGGCACTGTATGCGCTGGCCCGCATGCCCGGCTCAAGGCATCCCGGCCCCAGCGTGTACAAGCTGGCCCGCATGTCCAACCCGGTGCTCCTGGACGAGCGCTACTCTATCCCCGAGAGCTTCGACCCGAACCAGCTGCTTTCCGGGGCCTGGGGCGTTACCCTAGCTCACCGCAAGGTGCAGGTAGTGCTTCGCTTCGCCCCGGAGGTGATTCCAAGGCTCCGGGAGGGGGACCTGCCGGAAGCTGTGGAATGGCACCCGTTGGAAGATGGCCGCGCCGAGGCGGTGTACGAGGTGAATGCGGGTCCGGATGGGTACCCCTTCGAGCTTCTGGGTTGGGTTCTTTCCTGGGGCAGTCTGGTGGAGGTGGTGGCCCCGGAGGACCTGCGGGTCCGCTGGCTCGGCGAGATTCGCACCCTGGCAGCCAGGTGGGGGGAGGCACTACGTTTGAGGGAGCTGTCGCCGTTGACCCTTTCGCGCTAG